One part of the Candidatus Palauibacter australiensis genome encodes these proteins:
- a CDS encoding kynureninase codes for MTGFAPEDLYREPNALAPFYSRFRVAERLLLTGHSHQAWPDRGFEGQLRAWEDAARLVDGKWEEAFARGNRVRAGYAELLGRPGRPDDGDVALGSNTHELVVRFLSALPLRTRPRLVTTGGEFHSIRRQLDRLEEEGLTIVRVPVDPIDSLSERLGLATDDKTAGVLVSAVLYRDARIVGGLDRVAERCEQVGCHLLVDAYHALNAIPFDLSSLGLGRAFVVGGGYKYCQLGEGNCFLRVPPDCRLRPAVTGWFAEFSALHGGEEEGRVGYGPGAERFAGSTYDPTSHYRAAEVFDFFREQGLTPEFLRGVSRHQVDRLAAGFDALDLDPGLIDRDRNTPLETVGGFLALRTARACNFHEALAARGVATDYRDNLLRFGPAPYLSDRQLDDTLAALGESSGLL; via the coding sequence GTGACCGGCTTCGCGCCGGAGGACCTTTACCGGGAGCCGAACGCGCTGGCCCCGTTCTACTCGCGCTTCCGGGTCGCGGAGCGGCTGCTCCTCACCGGACATTCGCACCAGGCGTGGCCCGACCGCGGGTTCGAGGGACAGCTCCGGGCCTGGGAGGACGCCGCCCGCCTCGTGGACGGGAAGTGGGAGGAGGCGTTCGCCCGGGGGAACCGGGTCCGCGCCGGGTACGCCGAACTCCTCGGACGCCCGGGGCGCCCGGACGACGGGGACGTCGCGCTGGGCTCGAACACGCACGAACTTGTGGTGCGCTTTCTCTCCGCCCTGCCCCTGCGCACGCGGCCCCGCCTCGTGACGACGGGGGGGGAGTTCCACTCCATCCGGCGCCAGCTCGACCGGCTGGAGGAGGAGGGACTCACCATCGTCCGCGTGCCCGTGGACCCGATCGACTCGCTCTCCGAGCGGCTCGGTCTCGCGACGGACGACAAGACGGCGGGCGTGCTGGTCTCCGCCGTCCTCTACCGCGACGCCCGGATCGTCGGCGGGCTGGACCGCGTGGCGGAACGCTGCGAACAGGTGGGGTGCCACCTCCTCGTGGACGCCTACCACGCGCTGAACGCGATCCCCTTCGATCTCTCGAGCCTCGGACTCGGACGCGCGTTCGTGGTGGGGGGCGGGTACAAGTACTGCCAGCTCGGCGAGGGGAACTGCTTCCTCCGGGTACCTCCGGACTGCCGGCTGCGCCCCGCCGTCACCGGGTGGTTCGCGGAGTTCTCCGCGCTGCACGGGGGAGAGGAAGAAGGGCGGGTGGGGTACGGACCCGGAGCTGAACGGTTCGCGGGCAGCACCTACGATCCGACGAGCCACTACCGGGCGGCCGAGGTGTTCGACTTCTTCCGCGAACAGGGGCTGACGCCGGAGTTTCTGCGCGGAGTGAGCCGGCATCAGGTGGACCGGCTGGCCGCGGGTTTCGATGCGCTCGACCTGGACCCGGGACTGATCGACCGCGACCGAAATACGCCGCTCGAGACGGTGGGCGGTTTCCTTGCGCTGCGCACCGCGCGGGCGTGCAACTTCCACGAGGCCCTCGCGGCGCGCGGCGTCGCGACGG
- a CDS encoding tryptophan 2,3-dioxygenase family protein, producing the protein MAHGKYLTYSGYLHLDELLSLQEEQSGEGGNPEHDEMLFIIIHQVYELWFKQLLHELEFARDRMGADDMPRLLHTMERILTILKVQVAQLDILETMRPLEFLAFRQRLEEASGLQSYQFRELEFILGHKRTDVFDRYPEGSDARLRLASRYEEPSLWAAFLRFLHARGYAIPAEDLEREVTAPTEPSAGVRAALIRLYREDPQLVQLCERFVDLDEGLQEWRYRHVKMVERTIGARPGTGQTGGAAYLRKSLNRPVFPDLWAIRTDL; encoded by the coding sequence ATGGCGCACGGCAAATACCTGACCTATTCCGGATACCTGCACCTCGACGAGTTGCTGTCGCTCCAGGAAGAGCAATCGGGCGAGGGCGGGAACCCGGAACATGATGAAATGCTGTTCATCATCATCCACCAGGTGTACGAGCTGTGGTTCAAGCAGCTCCTGCACGAGCTCGAGTTCGCGCGCGACCGCATGGGCGCGGACGACATGCCGCGGCTCCTGCATACGATGGAACGCATCCTCACGATCCTGAAGGTCCAGGTCGCCCAGCTGGACATCCTGGAGACGATGCGACCGCTGGAGTTCCTCGCCTTCCGGCAACGGCTGGAGGAGGCGAGCGGCCTGCAATCGTACCAGTTCCGCGAACTCGAGTTCATCCTCGGCCACAAGCGGACGGACGTATTCGATCGATACCCGGAAGGGAGCGACGCGCGCCTGCGGCTCGCCTCCCGCTACGAGGAACCGTCGCTGTGGGCCGCCTTTCTTCGGTTCCTCCACGCGCGCGGCTACGCGATCCCGGCGGAAGACCTCGAGCGGGAGGTCACGGCGCCGACCGAACCCTCCGCGGGCGTGCGGGCGGCCCTCATCCGGCTCTACCGGGAGGATCCGCAGCTCGTCCAGTTGTGCGAGCGGTTCGTGGACCTCGACGAGGGGCTCCAGGAATGGCGCTACCGGCATGTGAAGATGGTGGAGCGCACGATCGGGGCGCGGCCCGGCACCGGTCAGACAGGGGGCGCCGCCTACCTCAGGAAGTCGCTGAACCGCCCGGTGTTTCCCGACCTGTGGGCGATCCGCACCGACCTGTGA